In Desulforhopalus sp., a single window of DNA contains:
- a CDS encoding chemotaxis protein CheW, translated as MSVAGITETVQYLTFKLAEEIFAFDVAKVREILELTTITKVPQTPEFMRGVINLRGSVVPVIDLKLNFSMQRTEQTINTCIIVVEVNLRGEAIVLGVLADSVQEVVEMEPSSIEPAPKLGTKLNTEFIKGMGKVGENFVMILDIDKVFSAEELTELQGATEE; from the coding sequence ATGAGTGTCGCTGGAATTACTGAAACCGTGCAATATCTCACCTTTAAACTGGCCGAGGAGATCTTTGCCTTTGACGTGGCCAAGGTCCGCGAGATCCTCGAACTGACAACCATCACCAAGGTCCCGCAAACACCGGAATTCATGCGCGGGGTAATCAACCTGCGCGGCAGTGTCGTGCCGGTCATCGACCTGAAACTCAATTTCTCCATGCAGCGCACCGAACAGACCATCAACACCTGTATCATTGTCGTCGAGGTCAATCTGCGCGGCGAGGCCATTGTCCTCGGCGTCCTCGCCGACTCGGTGCAGGAGGTCGTGGAAATGGAACCGAGCTCCATTGAGCCGGCGCCAAAGCTCGGCACCAAGCTCAACACCGAGTTCATCAAGGGCATGGGCAAGGTGGGAGAAAACTTTGTGATGATTCTTGATATCGACAAGGTCTTCTCCGCCGAGGAACTGACGGAGCTGCAGGGCGCAACCGAAGAATAG
- a CDS encoding MCP four helix bundle domain-containing protein, translating into MGWFYNMTLKGKLLAGFISVAIIAGVIGGFGIYEIQEMEAADTKLFAQIAVPLGEISQISTDFQRLRVNSRDIITADTAEKRENFAGRIKELQESISKLADSYEKTLYSEEGKKLFEDFKKTRAAYGPLLDKVISLAKDMKPSEATALLQGEAGKASRDEQNAIAKMVEAKIAAGKKLADENMEVADRSSNIMTILAILGAIVAVGLGLFIARIVMKQLGADPKQVGEIANLVGAGDLSREITLAQGDTASVMAAMKKMVDAIRALTADANMLSKAAVEGKLATRADASKHQGDFQKIVAGVNDCLDAVIGPLNVAAEYVDRISKGDIPPKITDSYNGDFNEIKNNLNVCITAVGALVADAAMLSQAAIDGKLATRADASKHQGDFQKIVAGVNETLDAVIGPLNVAAEYVDRISKGDIPPKITDSYNGDFNEIKNNLNVCIDTLSSLIADMKTMSAQHDLGDIDVIMPIDKFQGAYHTMAKGVNDMVNGHIAVKKKAMACVAEFGKGNFDAELEKFPGKKVFINNTIEAVREAIKLFEKELQVLIKAAADGELNKRANADLFVGGWKQLASGVNDTVTNIAEPLRVTADYVDKVAKGVIPPAITTEYKGEYNVIKGNLNNMVKMMNDLLAQTDILIQGAANGELDKRADASIFVGGWNKLVSGVNDTVVNIVNPLRVTADYVDKVAKGVIPPAITTEYKGEYNVIKGNLNNMVKMMNDLLAQTDILIQGAADGQLDKRADAALFVGGWNKLVQGVNDTVTNIVGPLMVTADYVDRVSKGDMPPAITDVYKGQYNQIKNNINVLIEATNSITYNAKQVAQGNLMVELKKRSDKDELMESLANMVDKLKEVVMEVQSAADNVATGGQEMSATAQQMSQGATEQAASAEEISSSMEQMASNIRQNTDNAMQTEKIAVKSASDAREGGKAVTATVSAMKEIATKISIIEEIARQTNLLALNAAIEAARAGEHGKGFAVVASEVRKLAERSQSAAGEISQLSTSSVAIAEQAGEMLNKMLPDIQKTAELVQEISASSKEQDTGADQINKAIQQLDQVIQQNAGSAEEMASTTEELSSQAEQLKATIAFFSLDTSRQRQMAAAPRQLAIGHTAPPKPAPAAKAGAVRKAKPAAKIEGAIHLDMGSKGGADHLDEEFEKF; encoded by the coding sequence ATGGGCTGGTTCTACAATATGACACTGAAAGGCAAGCTGCTGGCCGGATTTATTTCGGTTGCGATTATTGCCGGGGTTATCGGCGGCTTTGGTATCTACGAAATTCAAGAGATGGAGGCAGCCGACACCAAACTCTTTGCGCAGATTGCTGTGCCGCTTGGCGAGATTTCACAGATTTCGACTGATTTTCAGAGGTTACGTGTCAATTCCCGGGATATTATCACCGCCGACACCGCCGAGAAACGAGAAAACTTTGCCGGCCGGATAAAAGAACTCCAGGAATCGATCAGCAAACTTGCAGATAGCTATGAAAAGACCCTCTATTCCGAAGAAGGCAAAAAGCTCTTTGAAGACTTTAAGAAGACCCGCGCCGCATATGGGCCGCTGCTCGATAAGGTCATAAGCCTTGCTAAAGATATGAAACCCTCTGAGGCCACCGCCCTCCTCCAGGGAGAAGCCGGTAAGGCCTCGCGCGATGAGCAAAACGCCATCGCCAAGATGGTTGAGGCGAAAATCGCCGCCGGCAAGAAACTTGCCGATGAGAACATGGAGGTCGCCGACCGCTCGAGCAATATCATGACCATCCTTGCCATCCTTGGCGCGATCGTGGCCGTAGGTCTTGGCCTCTTTATAGCCCGCATCGTTATGAAGCAACTGGGCGCTGATCCAAAACAGGTGGGCGAAATCGCCAATCTGGTTGGTGCCGGTGACCTGTCGCGGGAAATCACCCTTGCCCAGGGCGATACCGCCAGCGTCATGGCGGCTATGAAGAAGATGGTTGACGCCATCCGCGCTCTGACCGCCGACGCCAATATGCTCTCCAAGGCCGCCGTTGAAGGAAAACTGGCCACCCGCGCCGACGCCTCCAAACATCAGGGCGATTTCCAGAAGATCGTCGCCGGCGTCAACGATTGTCTCGATGCTGTTATAGGGCCGCTGAACGTCGCCGCCGAGTACGTCGACCGCATCTCCAAAGGCGACATCCCACCGAAGATCACCGACAGCTATAACGGCGATTTCAATGAGATCAAGAACAACCTCAACGTCTGCATTACCGCCGTTGGCGCCCTGGTTGCCGATGCCGCTATGCTCTCCCAGGCGGCAATAGACGGTAAACTTGCTACCCGTGCCGATGCTTCCAAGCATCAGGGCGATTTCCAGAAGATCGTCGCCGGCGTCAATGAGACCCTCGACGCGGTCATCGGCCCGCTCAACGTCGCCGCCGAGTACGTCGACCGTATCTCCAAAGGCGATATCCCGCCGAAGATCACCGACAGCTATAACGGCGATTTCAATGAGATCAAGAACAATCTCAACGTCTGTATTGATACCCTCAGCAGTCTCATTGCCGATATGAAGACGATGAGCGCCCAACATGACCTGGGCGATATCGACGTCATCATGCCGATCGACAAGTTCCAGGGCGCGTATCACACCATGGCCAAGGGTGTCAATGATATGGTTAATGGCCATATCGCCGTCAAGAAAAAAGCCATGGCCTGCGTTGCAGAATTCGGCAAAGGTAATTTTGATGCCGAACTTGAGAAGTTCCCAGGCAAGAAGGTTTTCATCAACAACACCATTGAAGCCGTTCGTGAAGCGATCAAGCTGTTTGAAAAAGAGCTGCAAGTGTTGATCAAGGCTGCCGCTGACGGCGAATTGAATAAACGTGCCAATGCCGATCTCTTTGTCGGTGGCTGGAAACAATTGGCCTCAGGTGTTAACGACACCGTCACCAATATCGCCGAACCGCTGAGGGTCACCGCCGATTACGTCGACAAGGTCGCCAAGGGCGTCATTCCACCGGCCATCACCACCGAGTATAAGGGCGAGTACAACGTTATCAAGGGCAACCTCAATAACATGGTCAAGATGATGAATGACCTCTTGGCCCAGACTGACATCCTCATCCAGGGCGCAGCCAACGGCGAGCTCGATAAACGAGCCGACGCCTCCATCTTTGTCGGTGGCTGGAACAAACTGGTCTCAGGAGTCAACGATACCGTCGTCAATATCGTCAACCCCTTACGGGTAACCGCCGATTACGTCGACAAGGTCGCCAAAGGCGTCATCCCGCCGGCCATCACCACCGAGTATAAGGGCGAGTACAACGTCATCAAGGGCAACCTCAATAACATGGTCAAGATGATGAACGACCTGCTTGCCCAAACCGACATCCTTATCCAGGGCGCAGCCGACGGCCAGCTCGACAAGCGTGCCGACGCAGCCCTCTTCGTCGGCGGCTGGAACAAGCTGGTACAGGGCGTCAACGACACCGTCACCAATATCGTCGGCCCCTTGATGGTCACCGCCGATTATGTCGACCGCGTCTCCAAAGGCGACATGCCGCCGGCGATCACCGACGTCTATAAGGGCCAGTACAACCAGATCAAAAACAACATCAACGTCCTCATCGAAGCCACCAACTCGATCACCTACAACGCCAAACAGGTGGCCCAGGGCAACCTGATGGTCGAGCTGAAAAAACGCAGCGACAAAGACGAGCTGATGGAGTCCCTGGCCAACATGGTCGATAAGCTGAAGGAAGTGGTCATGGAGGTGCAGAGTGCCGCCGACAACGTTGCCACCGGCGGCCAGGAGATGAGTGCCACCGCCCAGCAGATGTCGCAGGGCGCCACCGAACAGGCGGCCAGCGCCGAGGAGATCAGTTCGAGTATGGAACAGATGGCCTCGAACATCCGCCAGAATACCGACAACGCCATGCAGACCGAAAAAATCGCCGTGAAGAGCGCCTCCGACGCAAGGGAAGGCGGCAAGGCGGTCACTGCGACGGTGTCGGCGATGAAGGAGATCGCCACCAAGATCTCCATCATCGAGGAGATCGCCCGCCAGACCAACCTCCTCGCCCTCAATGCCGCCATTGAGGCGGCGCGTGCCGGCGAGCACGGCAAGGGCTTTGCGGTGGTCGCCTCCGAGGTACGCAAACTGGCGGAACGCAGCCAGTCGGCGGCCGGCGAGATCAGCCAGCTGTCCACCTCAAGCGTTGCCATAGCTGAGCAGGCAGGCGAGATGCTCAACAAGATGCTGCCGGATATCCAGAAGACCGCCGAGCTGGTCCAGGAAATCAGCGCCTCCAGCAAGGAACAGGATACCGGAGCAGACCAGATCAACAAGGCCATCCAGCAGCTTGACCAGGTCATCCAGCAAAACGCCGGATCGGCAGAAGAAATGGCCTCGACCACCGAGGAGTTGTCCAGCCAGGCTGAGCAGCTGAAGGCCACCATCGCCTTCTTCAGCCTCGACACCAGCAGGCAAAGACAGATGGCAGCGGCGCCGAGACAACTGGCAATAGGTCATACTGCGCCTCCCAAACCAGCCCCTGCCGCCAAGGCCGGCGCCGTGAGAAAAGCCAAACCCGCCGCCAAGATCGAGGGGGCCATTCATCTCGACATGGGCAGTAAAGGTGGAGCCGATCATCTCGATGAGGAGTTTGAGAAATTCTGA
- a CDS encoding MBL fold metallo-hydrolase, with amino-acid sequence MQKNPKVYSCKAYLILGDWNRVEDVNTLIDPGIDDFVVKEIEGLSTGFGKMAIEQIILTHNHFDHAAGVPAIKEHFKARVLAFTDGPGVDELLPDGRFVKAGDDFLEVIHTPGHSSDSICLYAPAIGALFSGDTQLRMHGMCDNYAGDYVEALKKLANRTVKSIYSGHDAPVTTGCDTIIRQTLANLRKSADFAEKEGGREHNL; translated from the coding sequence TTGCAAAAGAACCCGAAGGTGTACAGCTGCAAGGCCTATCTGATCCTTGGCGACTGGAACCGGGTTGAAGACGTCAACACCCTGATCGACCCGGGGATCGACGACTTTGTTGTCAAGGAGATTGAAGGGCTGTCCACCGGCTTTGGCAAGATGGCGATTGAGCAGATCATTCTCACCCACAACCATTTCGACCACGCTGCCGGAGTCCCCGCCATAAAAGAACATTTCAAGGCGAGGGTGCTGGCCTTCACCGACGGCCCCGGCGTCGATGAACTCCTGCCGGACGGCCGTTTCGTCAAGGCGGGTGATGATTTTCTTGAGGTCATCCATACCCCCGGCCATTCCTCGGATTCCATCTGCCTGTACGCACCGGCGATAGGGGCGCTGTTCTCCGGGGATACCCAACTCAGAATGCATGGAATGTGCGACAACTATGCCGGTGACTACGTTGAGGCGCTGAAGAAACTGGCCAACCGGACAGTCAAAAGCATCTACTCCGGCCACGACGCGCCGGTCACCACGGGCTGCGACACCATCATCCGCCAGACCCTCGCCAACCTTCGCAAAAGTGCCGACTTTGCCGAGAAGGAAGGCGGGCGAGAGCATAATTTGTGA
- a CDS encoding chemotaxis protein CheA, which yields MMEQHVAAYREEATELLTELESSLLELEETPDDKDLISRVFRAMHTIKGSGAMFGFDAIAAFTHEVETVFDLVRNGKMSVTKELLNLTLQSRDFISALLDASSGLGEADQSQGEAIIAGLRTLAKPAKEAAQQPAPTETAAAEPPPAAQPEEAALTTYRIRFEPNRELLLCGSNPLSLINELRSLGTCEVIAHFNAIPPLENLVAEHCYLSWDIILTTSRGEAAIKDVFIFVEDDCKINIKLIDDATKGDGDTRKLGEILIDRGDLSPDQLQNVLEQQKPLGEMLVASGAVTREKIQSALAEQQHVKNIRQERASAPEAAASIRVPAERLDQLVNLVGEMVTVQARLTQVANKMGEPGFVAIAEEVERLTNELRDTALNIRMLPIGSTFSKFKRLVRDLSQELGKEIELETFGAETELDKTVIEKLNDPLVHIIRNSIDHGIEKPEKRLAAGKPAVGTIRMGAEHAGDSVLITIYDDGGGINREAIHKKAIELGMVSPNQDLSDQEVFSYIFAPGFSMAAKVTSVSGRGVGMDVVKRGIEGLRGTIVVDSELGKCTTITLKIPLTLAIIESLLVKIGDSHFVLPLAAIEECVELSREDIQASHERNVANVRGHLTPYICLRDQFDIPGDRPDIEQIVIVAVHGTRIGFVVDFVVGEHQTVIKPLGVLYQDIRGISGATILGDGSVALILSPADLAKAAELKELEKV from the coding sequence ATGATGGAACAACACGTTGCCGCTTATCGGGAAGAAGCTACCGAATTGCTCACCGAACTGGAGTCGTCGCTTCTTGAACTGGAAGAAACGCCCGACGACAAGGACCTGATCAGCAGGGTCTTCCGGGCAATGCACACCATCAAGGGCTCCGGCGCGATGTTCGGCTTTGACGCCATTGCCGCCTTCACCCACGAGGTAGAGACGGTCTTCGATCTGGTCCGCAACGGCAAGATGTCGGTGACCAAGGAACTCCTCAACCTGACCCTGCAATCCCGCGACTTTATATCCGCCCTCCTCGACGCCTCATCGGGACTCGGCGAGGCCGATCAAAGCCAGGGCGAGGCGATCATCGCCGGCCTCCGCACCCTGGCAAAACCCGCCAAGGAAGCGGCACAACAGCCGGCCCCGACCGAGACGGCGGCAGCGGAGCCCCCACCTGCCGCCCAACCAGAAGAAGCAGCGTTAACGACCTATCGCATCCGCTTTGAACCGAACCGGGAACTGCTGCTCTGCGGCAGCAATCCCTTATCGCTGATCAACGAACTGCGCAGTCTCGGCACCTGCGAGGTCATCGCCCATTTCAATGCCATCCCGCCGCTTGAAAACCTGGTTGCCGAACACTGTTATCTTTCCTGGGATATTATCCTTACCACCAGCCGCGGCGAGGCGGCGATCAAGGATGTCTTCATCTTTGTCGAGGACGACTGCAAGATCAACATCAAGCTGATCGACGACGCGACTAAAGGCGACGGCGACACCCGCAAACTGGGCGAGATCCTCATCGACCGCGGCGACCTCTCGCCCGATCAGCTGCAGAATGTTCTGGAACAGCAAAAGCCCCTCGGCGAGATGCTGGTGGCAAGCGGCGCGGTCACCAGGGAAAAGATCCAGTCGGCCCTGGCCGAACAGCAGCACGTTAAAAATATCCGGCAGGAACGGGCCTCCGCCCCCGAGGCCGCCGCCAGCATCCGGGTGCCGGCAGAACGGCTCGACCAGCTGGTCAATCTGGTGGGCGAGATGGTCACCGTTCAGGCCCGCCTTACCCAGGTTGCCAATAAGATGGGCGAGCCAGGCTTTGTCGCCATCGCCGAAGAGGTCGAGCGGCTGACCAACGAGCTGCGCGACACGGCGCTCAACATCCGCATGCTGCCGATCGGCAGCACCTTCAGCAAATTCAAACGACTGGTTCGCGACCTGTCCCAGGAACTCGGCAAGGAGATCGAACTGGAGACCTTCGGGGCGGAAACCGAGCTCGACAAGACGGTCATCGAAAAACTCAACGATCCCCTGGTGCATATCATCCGCAACAGTATCGATCACGGCATCGAGAAACCGGAAAAACGCCTGGCCGCCGGTAAACCGGCGGTCGGCACCATCCGCATGGGCGCCGAACACGCCGGCGACTCGGTGCTCATCACCATCTATGACGACGGCGGCGGCATCAACCGCGAGGCCATCCATAAGAAGGCCATCGAACTGGGCATGGTGTCACCCAATCAGGACCTCTCCGACCAGGAGGTGTTCAGCTATATCTTCGCCCCCGGCTTTTCCATGGCCGCCAAGGTCACCTCCGTTTCCGGGCGCGGCGTCGGTATGGACGTGGTGAAACGCGGTATTGAGGGCCTGCGCGGGACGATCGTAGTCGACAGCGAACTGGGCAAATGCACCACCATCACCCTGAAGATCCCCCTGACGTTGGCCATCATCGAGAGCCTCCTGGTGAAGATCGGCGACAGCCATTTCGTCCTGCCGCTGGCGGCCATCGAGGAATGCGTCGAGCTGTCACGGGAAGACATTCAGGCATCGCACGAACGAAACGTCGCCAATGTTCGCGGCCACCTGACACCCTATATCTGCCTCCGCGACCAATTCGATATCCCCGGCGACCGCCCGGACATCGAACAGATCGTTATCGTCGCGGTGCACGGCACGCGCATCGGGTTCGTCGTTGATTTCGTGGTCGGCGAGCACCAGACGGTCATCAAACCGCTGGGCGTACTGTACCAGGATATCCGTGGCATCTCCGGGGCGACCATCCTCGGCGATGGCTCGGTGGCGCTGATTCTCTCGCCAGCCGACCTGGCAAAAGCGGCCGAACTAAAAGAACTGGAAAAAGTTTGA
- a CDS encoding response regulator, whose protein sequence is MGKLIMTADDSASVRQMVTFTLKQNGYEVIEAVDGQDALTKLKTKKVDMLLTDLNMPKLDGIGLIKGVRATPLNKFIPIVMLTTESQDSKKAEGKAAGATGWIVKPFKPEQLIAVVKKLLG, encoded by the coding sequence ATGGGCAAACTTATTATGACTGCCGATGATTCAGCGAGTGTCCGGCAAATGGTCACCTTTACCCTGAAACAAAACGGTTATGAAGTTATCGAGGCGGTGGACGGTCAGGATGCCCTTACCAAACTCAAAACCAAGAAGGTCGACATGCTGCTCACCGATCTCAATATGCCGAAGCTCGACGGCATCGGCCTGATAAAAGGGGTGCGGGCCACCCCCCTCAATAAATTTATCCCTATCGTCATGCTGACCACCGAGTCCCAGGACAGCAAGAAGGCGGAGGGGAAGGCGGCCGGGGCCACTGGCTGGATCGTCAAACCATTTAAGCCGGAGCAGTTGATAGCCGTCGTCAAGAAGTTGCTGGGATAG
- a CDS encoding STAS domain-containing protein yields MTTPKGTGKLFDKVHDALNGDRHGDERVINSGERLTIETIADFAQQLRSALAETNTVVIEFDEHLELDITALQVFCSACQSATAAGKKFIYRGPLPANLTSLAAAAGTERHEHCKNNNPSCFRQFGGSY; encoded by the coding sequence ATGACAACGCCCAAAGGTACCGGAAAACTCTTCGACAAGGTGCATGATGCCCTGAACGGTGACCGGCACGGAGACGAGCGGGTCATTAACAGCGGCGAACGTTTGACCATTGAAACCATTGCCGATTTTGCCCAGCAGCTACGAAGCGCCCTGGCCGAAACCAATACCGTGGTCATCGAATTCGACGAGCACCTGGAGCTGGACATTACCGCCCTGCAGGTCTTCTGCTCGGCCTGCCAGTCGGCCACAGCCGCTGGAAAGAAATTTATCTACCGGGGCCCCCTGCCGGCAAATCTGACGAGCCTCGCCGCTGCCGCCGGAACAGAGCGCCACGAACATTGTAAAAACAACAACCCCTCATGTTTTCGCCAGTTTGGAGGATCGTACTAA
- a CDS encoding methyl-accepting chemotaxis protein codes for MTATTKPSANTTTSTGNLLQAWYPVLNSSLGTLRRLAGTTENEFLKIGARMQEIHQRAFDLSATTRQLVEAASGEHLQALIDRLREIIREMDNYLGRAQSQSDASQTTLDEVSGLLKAAGAPLAGVKRMCKHLYILEVSIKIESAHIGEMGSEFINLAVDIKKLSQQIKDKVNAIQDLRTVLDKSIRSNSSHVEAARMEQETKAEATRSNTATSLTKLETVNDRFSQLGGMLATVADENSNNISTIVQSMQFHDIYRQQVEHVVEAIEGLFPAFAALKAADGADAGEELELIGKVGDVCELQQAQLQFASSELYQAVVAIVDNLKLIGSKQKQMTREIFEQKGSTSSSGASFIDEVSKQMTSLTSLLGSCAKSNAEVAGIMRDVSGTVSKITGFVTDIEGIGRDIIQIALNARIKASSAGELGASLSVLAEEIGQLSNEAVDHTDLISKTLAEIDSTTAGLSAAADSSEDDLTAKLTGMTDELSSILGTLNTMGDELTVLLGRVKNQISFLSGDIDKLTGTITVHEKTKALADKVLEDLKDIFSEARRLHPASAAFKEDLRAMAQRYTMESERRIHESIASRHGVNSVKSTAKAVAKPANDSEFGDNVDLF; via the coding sequence ATGACTGCCACGACAAAACCTTCAGCTAACACCACGACCTCGACGGGAAACCTTCTGCAAGCATGGTATCCCGTTCTCAATTCTTCACTGGGAACACTGCGCCGGCTGGCCGGAACAACAGAAAACGAATTCCTCAAGATCGGCGCCCGCATGCAGGAGATCCATCAGCGGGCCTTTGATCTTTCAGCAACGACCAGGCAACTGGTGGAAGCGGCCTCCGGCGAGCATCTGCAGGCGCTCATTGACCGCCTGCGGGAAATCATCAGGGAAATGGATAACTATCTGGGCCGGGCCCAGAGCCAAAGCGACGCCAGTCAAACCACTCTCGATGAAGTAAGCGGCCTGTTGAAAGCAGCAGGCGCCCCCCTGGCCGGCGTAAAAAGGATGTGCAAACACCTGTATATCCTTGAGGTGTCGATCAAGATTGAAAGTGCCCACATCGGTGAGATGGGCAGTGAATTCATCAACCTCGCCGTCGATATCAAGAAACTCTCCCAGCAGATAAAGGACAAGGTCAACGCCATCCAGGACCTGCGCACCGTCCTTGACAAAAGTATCCGCAGCAACAGCAGTCATGTCGAGGCCGCCAGGATGGAGCAGGAAACAAAGGCCGAAGCAACCCGTAGCAACACCGCGACAAGCCTTACCAAACTGGAGACGGTCAACGACCGCTTCTCGCAGCTGGGGGGTATGCTTGCAACGGTAGCCGATGAAAACTCCAACAATATCAGCACAATTGTTCAATCAATGCAGTTTCATGATATCTACCGGCAGCAGGTTGAACATGTCGTCGAGGCCATTGAAGGCCTGTTCCCGGCCTTTGCCGCATTGAAGGCGGCGGACGGGGCCGATGCCGGCGAAGAACTCGAGCTCATCGGCAAGGTCGGCGATGTCTGTGAACTGCAACAGGCGCAGCTGCAATTCGCCTCCTCCGAGCTATACCAGGCAGTGGTAGCCATCGTCGACAATTTGAAATTGATAGGCAGTAAACAAAAACAGATGACCCGGGAGATCTTCGAACAAAAGGGTTCCACCAGTTCCTCCGGGGCCTCGTTCATCGACGAGGTCAGCAAGCAGATGACCTCCCTTACCTCCCTGCTCGGCTCCTGTGCCAAAAGCAACGCCGAGGTGGCCGGGATCATGCGCGACGTCAGCGGTACGGTCAGCAAGATCACCGGCTTTGTCACCGATATCGAGGGCATCGGCCGGGACATCATCCAGATCGCCCTCAATGCCAGAATCAAGGCCTCCTCCGCCGGCGAACTGGGCGCATCGCTGAGCGTTCTGGCAGAAGAAATCGGTCAACTGTCCAACGAGGCGGTGGACCATACCGACCTGATCAGCAAAACCCTGGCAGAGATTGATTCGACTACCGCCGGACTGTCTGCCGCGGCCGATAGCTCCGAGGACGATCTCACCGCCAAGCTGACCGGCATGACCGATGAATTGTCGAGTATTCTCGGTACTCTCAACACTATGGGAGACGAACTTACCGTCCTCCTCGGCCGGGTCAAAAACCAGATTTCCTTTCTGTCCGGAGATATCGATAAACTTACCGGCACCATTACCGTCCACGAAAAAACCAAGGCCCTGGCCGACAAAGTGCTGGAAGATCTGAAGGATATCTTCAGTGAGGCGCGGCGCCTCCATCCGGCCAGTGCGGCCTTCAAAGAGGACCTGCGGGCCATGGCCCAGCGCTACACCATGGAGAGCGAGCGGCGGATTCACGAAAGCATTGCCAGCCGCCATGGCGTGAACAGCGTGAAAAGTACGGCAAAGGCCGTCGCAAAACCAGCCAACGATTCAGAGTTCGGTGATAATGTTGATCTTTTTTAA